In Maylandia zebra isolate NMK-2024a linkage group LG12, Mzebra_GT3a, whole genome shotgun sequence, a single genomic region encodes these proteins:
- the ptgesl gene encoding prostaglandin E synthase 2 isoform X1: MTFMEFCLCAPLGAAHTLTGSAQGAQTLSLVVHSGTLCKANMAASCARTLTKVGLSFLESPAARRSGPFSYLLGNVGAHGSRRAYGTGGAGFRSKLLSGVRQGGGRVLGCAFLLGGGLGLYQTVKLSVQQHLAKEERKVSEAPGGSLKLTLYQYKTCPFCSKVRAFLDYHGLPYEIVEVNPVMRKEIKWSTYRKVPILMVDGEVQLNDSSVIISSLKTYLVNKKKSMSDILRCYPEMKSVNDRGKEVIEYNNKYWLMLSEGETVAVYPQKEMQKEEMKWRQWADDWLVHLISPNVYRTTNEALASFDYIVREGKFGTFEGFFAKYVGAAAMFVISKRLKSRHNLQDDVREDLYKAVNDWVAAIGKNRKFMGGDQPNLADLSVFGVLRVMEGLQAFDDMMANTKVKYWYRRMESATLNHEGLNAEPYKH; this comes from the exons GTTTTGCCTTTGCGCGCCACTGGGGGCGGCACACACCCTGACAGGCTCAGCTCAGGGCGCCCAAACCCTATCCCTCGTGGTGCATTCTGGGACTTTATGTAAAGCCAACATGGCAGCCTCCTGCGCCAGAACACTCACTAAGGTCGGCTTGTCTTTTCTGGAGTCTCCAGCAGCCCGTCGGTCCGGCCCCTTCTCCTACCTGCTGGGGAATGTGGGCGCGCACGGATCCAGGAGGGCGTACGGCACCGGCGGAGCGGGGTTCCGGTCCAAACTGCTCTCCGGTGTGCGCCAAGGGGGAGGCAGGGTGCTGGGCTGCGCCTTCCTGCTGGGTGGAGGTTTGGGTTTATATCAGACTGTGAAGCTGTCCGTCCAGCAGCACCTGGccaaggaggagaggaaggtCAGTGAG GCTCCAGGAGGCAGTCTGAAGCTGACCCTGTACCAGTACAAGACCTGCCCGTTTTGCAGCAAGGTGCGAGCCTTCCTGGACTACCACGGGCTGCCGTATGAGATCGTGGAGGTGAACCCGGTGATGAGGAAGGAGATTAAGTGGTCTACCTACAGAAAGGTGCCCATCCTGATGGTGGATGGTGAGGTG caactgaaTGACTCGTCTGTCATCATCAGCTCGCTCAAGACCTATTTAGTCAACAA gaAGAAGAGCATGTCCGACATCCTTCGCTGCTACCCGGAGATGAAGTCAGTGAATGACAGGGGGAAGGAGGTGATCGAGTACAACAACAAGTACTGGCTGATGCTGAGCGAGGGCGAGACCGTCGCAGTTTACCCACAGAAGGAAATGCAGAA AGAGGAGATGAAGTGGCGTCAGTGGGCTGACGACTGGCTCGTACACCTCATATCTCCCAACGTGTACCGAACCACCAACGAGGCCCTGGCCTCCTTCGACTATATCGTACGTGAGGGCAAGTTTGGTACTTTTGAAGGCTTCTTCGCCAAATATGTTGGTGCTGCGGCCATGTTTGTCATCTCCAAAAGGCTGAAAAGTCG ACACAATCTCCAGGACGACGTCAGGGAGGATCTCTACAAGGCTGTCAACGACTGGGTGGCAGCCATTGGCAAGAATAGGAAGTTCATGGGTGGAGATCAGCCCAACCTGGCAGACCTG TCAGTGTTTGGAGTCCTGAGGGTGATGGAGGGCCTGCAGGCATTTGATGACATGATGGCGAACACCAAAGTGAAATATTGGTACAGACGCATGGAGAGCGCCACGCTCAACCACGAGGGTCTTAACGCTGAGCCTTATAAACACTGA
- the ptgesl gene encoding prostaglandin E synthase 2 isoform X2: protein MAASCARTLTKVGLSFLESPAARRSGPFSYLLGNVGAHGSRRAYGTGGAGFRSKLLSGVRQGGGRVLGCAFLLGGGLGLYQTVKLSVQQHLAKEERKVSEAPGGSLKLTLYQYKTCPFCSKVRAFLDYHGLPYEIVEVNPVMRKEIKWSTYRKVPILMVDGEVQLNDSSVIISSLKTYLVNKKKSMSDILRCYPEMKSVNDRGKEVIEYNNKYWLMLSEGETVAVYPQKEMQKEEMKWRQWADDWLVHLISPNVYRTTNEALASFDYIVREGKFGTFEGFFAKYVGAAAMFVISKRLKSRHNLQDDVREDLYKAVNDWVAAIGKNRKFMGGDQPNLADLSVFGVLRVMEGLQAFDDMMANTKVKYWYRRMESATLNHEGLNAEPYKH from the exons ATGGCAGCCTCCTGCGCCAGAACACTCACTAAGGTCGGCTTGTCTTTTCTGGAGTCTCCAGCAGCCCGTCGGTCCGGCCCCTTCTCCTACCTGCTGGGGAATGTGGGCGCGCACGGATCCAGGAGGGCGTACGGCACCGGCGGAGCGGGGTTCCGGTCCAAACTGCTCTCCGGTGTGCGCCAAGGGGGAGGCAGGGTGCTGGGCTGCGCCTTCCTGCTGGGTGGAGGTTTGGGTTTATATCAGACTGTGAAGCTGTCCGTCCAGCAGCACCTGGccaaggaggagaggaaggtCAGTGAG GCTCCAGGAGGCAGTCTGAAGCTGACCCTGTACCAGTACAAGACCTGCCCGTTTTGCAGCAAGGTGCGAGCCTTCCTGGACTACCACGGGCTGCCGTATGAGATCGTGGAGGTGAACCCGGTGATGAGGAAGGAGATTAAGTGGTCTACCTACAGAAAGGTGCCCATCCTGATGGTGGATGGTGAGGTG caactgaaTGACTCGTCTGTCATCATCAGCTCGCTCAAGACCTATTTAGTCAACAA gaAGAAGAGCATGTCCGACATCCTTCGCTGCTACCCGGAGATGAAGTCAGTGAATGACAGGGGGAAGGAGGTGATCGAGTACAACAACAAGTACTGGCTGATGCTGAGCGAGGGCGAGACCGTCGCAGTTTACCCACAGAAGGAAATGCAGAA AGAGGAGATGAAGTGGCGTCAGTGGGCTGACGACTGGCTCGTACACCTCATATCTCCCAACGTGTACCGAACCACCAACGAGGCCCTGGCCTCCTTCGACTATATCGTACGTGAGGGCAAGTTTGGTACTTTTGAAGGCTTCTTCGCCAAATATGTTGGTGCTGCGGCCATGTTTGTCATCTCCAAAAGGCTGAAAAGTCG ACACAATCTCCAGGACGACGTCAGGGAGGATCTCTACAAGGCTGTCAACGACTGGGTGGCAGCCATTGGCAAGAATAGGAAGTTCATGGGTGGAGATCAGCCCAACCTGGCAGACCTG TCAGTGTTTGGAGTCCTGAGGGTGATGGAGGGCCTGCAGGCATTTGATGACATGATGGCGAACACCAAAGTGAAATATTGGTACAGACGCATGGAGAGCGCCACGCTCAACCACGAGGGTCTTAACGCTGAGCCTTATAAACACTGA
- the ptgesl gene encoding prostaglandin E synthase 2 isoform X3: MRKEIKWSTYRKVPILMVDGEVQLNDSSVIISSLKTYLVNKKKSMSDILRCYPEMKSVNDRGKEVIEYNNKYWLMLSEGETVAVYPQKEMQKEEMKWRQWADDWLVHLISPNVYRTTNEALASFDYIVREGKFGTFEGFFAKYVGAAAMFVISKRLKSRHNLQDDVREDLYKAVNDWVAAIGKNRKFMGGDQPNLADLSVFGVLRVMEGLQAFDDMMANTKVKYWYRRMESATLNHEGLNAEPYKH; encoded by the exons ATGAGGAAGGAGATTAAGTGGTCTACCTACAGAAAGGTGCCCATCCTGATGGTGGATGGTGAGGTG caactgaaTGACTCGTCTGTCATCATCAGCTCGCTCAAGACCTATTTAGTCAACAA gaAGAAGAGCATGTCCGACATCCTTCGCTGCTACCCGGAGATGAAGTCAGTGAATGACAGGGGGAAGGAGGTGATCGAGTACAACAACAAGTACTGGCTGATGCTGAGCGAGGGCGAGACCGTCGCAGTTTACCCACAGAAGGAAATGCAGAA AGAGGAGATGAAGTGGCGTCAGTGGGCTGACGACTGGCTCGTACACCTCATATCTCCCAACGTGTACCGAACCACCAACGAGGCCCTGGCCTCCTTCGACTATATCGTACGTGAGGGCAAGTTTGGTACTTTTGAAGGCTTCTTCGCCAAATATGTTGGTGCTGCGGCCATGTTTGTCATCTCCAAAAGGCTGAAAAGTCG ACACAATCTCCAGGACGACGTCAGGGAGGATCTCTACAAGGCTGTCAACGACTGGGTGGCAGCCATTGGCAAGAATAGGAAGTTCATGGGTGGAGATCAGCCCAACCTGGCAGACCTG TCAGTGTTTGGAGTCCTGAGGGTGATGGAGGGCCTGCAGGCATTTGATGACATGATGGCGAACACCAAAGTGAAATATTGGTACAGACGCATGGAGAGCGCCACGCTCAACCACGAGGGTCTTAACGCTGAGCCTTATAAACACTGA